The following proteins are co-located in the Theropithecus gelada isolate Dixy chromosome 19, Tgel_1.0, whole genome shotgun sequence genome:
- the ZNF566 gene encoding zinc finger protein 566 isoform X4, translating into MEKLTRHDFQCSSFRDDWDCNIQFEKQLGSQGGHFNQLVFTHEDLPTLSQHPSFTLQQIINSKKKFCASKEYRKTFRHGSQFATHEIIHTIEKPYECKECGKSFRHPSRLAHHQKIHTGKKPFECKECGKTFICGSDLTRHHRIHTGEKPYECKECGKAFSSGSNFTRHQRIHTGEKPYECKECGKAFSSGSNFTQHQRIHTGEKPYECKECGNAFSQSSQLIKHQRIHTGEKPYECKECEKAFRSGSDLTRHQRIHTGEKPYECKICGKAYSQSSQLISHHRIHTSEKPYEYRECGKNFNYNPQLIQHQNLYW; encoded by the coding sequence ATGGAAAAACTCACAAGACATGATTTTCAGTGCTCTAGTTTCAGAGATGATTGGGATTGTAATATCCAGTTTGAGAAACAGCTCGGCTCTCAGGGGGGACATTTCAATCAGTTGGTATTCACTCATGAAGATCTGCCCACTTTGAGTCAGCATCCATCCTTTACATTACAGCAAATCATTAATagtaaaaagaaattctgtgcaTCTAAAGAATATAGGAAAACCTTTAGACATGGCTCACAATTTGCTACACATGAGATAATTCATACCATTGAgaagccctatgaatgtaaggaatgtggaaagTCCTTTAGACATCCCTCAAGACTCGCTCATCatcagaaaattcatactggCAAGAAACCCtttgaatgtaaggaatgtggaaaaACCTTTATTTGTGGCTCAGACCTTACACGACATCACAGAattcacactggtgagaaaccctatgaatgtaaggaatgtgggaaggcctttagTAGTGGTTCCAACTTCACTcgacatcagagaattcacacgGGTGAGAAGCCTTATGAATGCAAAGAATGCGGGAAGGCCTTTAGTAGTGGCTCAAACTTTACtcaacatcagagaattcatactggggAAAAACcgtatgaatgtaaggaatgtggcaATGCCTTTAGTCAGAGCTCACAACTTATTAAACATCAAAGAATCCATACAGgtgagaaaccttatgaatgtaaggaatgtgaaAAGGCTTTTCGTTCTGGCTCAGACCTTACTagacatcagagaattcatactggtgagaaaccctatgaatgtaagatATGTGGGAAGGCTTATTCTCAGAGTTCACAGCTTATTAGTCATCACAGAATTCATACTAGTGAGAAACCCTACGAATATAGGGAATGTGGAAAGAACTTTAATTATAACCCACAACTTATTCAGCATCAAAATTTGTACTGGTGA